A window from uncultured Desulfobacter sp. encodes these proteins:
- a CDS encoding radical SAM/SPASM domain-containing protein — MDSKRAKDTYRMDGHKLFWHLDRVQAWQEGKPIVPLHVDMGISTGCNFSCRYCYGTLQGRTGTGKRFDMPQQTIEHFFADAKQMGVRSIALIGEGENTLNPALYDVLNFAKNIDLDVSLATNGLLLKSSGLEKALSALTWIRFNISAATENGYRWVHGIGPQGFRQVRENIEACVKIKQKLGLDTAIGMQMVLLRQGVDEVLPLARLGEQLGVDYLVIKPCSDTYDGRLDAPLDEYQKMESVFLEAESLSKGNYNVIIKRLKMENRGVKEYPVCYGTRFIIAVSGNGNVLPCGHWFNIRTDEFLMGNILHERFRDMVNGSRYQSVQERIKTVDVNQECESNCRQHYINRFLWQLSRKPEHINFI; from the coding sequence ATGGATAGCAAAAGAGCAAAAGATACGTATCGCATGGACGGCCATAAATTGTTCTGGCATCTGGATCGTGTACAGGCATGGCAAGAGGGTAAACCCATTGTGCCTTTGCATGTGGATATGGGAATTTCAACCGGATGTAATTTTTCTTGTCGCTATTGCTATGGCACACTCCAGGGCAGAACCGGAACAGGAAAACGATTTGATATGCCCCAACAGACCATTGAACATTTTTTTGCCGATGCAAAGCAGATGGGGGTACGCTCCATTGCACTGATTGGTGAAGGGGAAAATACCCTGAATCCTGCATTGTACGATGTGTTGAATTTTGCAAAAAACATAGATCTGGACGTCAGTCTGGCGACCAACGGGCTGCTGCTCAAATCCAGCGGACTTGAAAAGGCTCTTTCTGCTTTGACCTGGATTCGCTTCAACATCAGTGCGGCCACTGAAAATGGTTATCGGTGGGTACACGGCATAGGACCACAGGGTTTCAGGCAGGTTCGTGAAAATATTGAAGCATGTGTAAAGATCAAACAAAAACTGGGACTTGACACAGCCATAGGTATGCAGATGGTACTATTGAGACAAGGGGTGGATGAGGTTTTGCCCCTGGCCCGATTGGGAGAGCAGTTGGGGGTTGATTATCTGGTAATTAAGCCCTGTTCGGATACCTATGACGGTCGCCTGGATGCACCGCTGGACGAATATCAAAAAATGGAGTCCGTTTTTTTAGAAGCGGAATCGCTGTCCAAAGGTAATTATAACGTGATCATCAAGCGGTTGAAAATGGAGAACAGAGGTGTCAAGGAGTACCCTGTCTGCTACGGCACACGTTTTATTATCGCGGTCAGCGGCAACGGTAATGTACTCCCCTGTGGTCACTGGTTCAATATTCGCACGGACGAATTTCTTATGGGAAATATTCTGCATGAGCGATTTCGTGACATGGTAAACGGCAGTCGTTACCAGAGCGTTCAGGAACGAATCAAAACGGTGGACGTAAACCAAGAGTGTGAATCAAACTGTCGTCAGCATTATATCAACCGGTTTTTGTGGCAGCTTTCCCGGAAACCAGAGCATATCAATTTTATTTAG